From Methanomassiliicoccales archaeon LGM-RCC1, one genomic window encodes:
- a CDS encoding sugar phosphate isomerase/epimerase has translation MIGISCTSFSSDSPQKWLDRIVGNFDLWEIFSEASHSIVYNFNEFSELLPSYDLSYSVHAPICDINIASISGPVREASMKDILDTIEAANRLGIDRVTVHPGLSSMSVHGIEDRYLVHAKESMKALDKAQAEYGVSVAIENMPVMYFFLGRTASELSDIVDGTDLGICFDIGHANTTGQIDAMIDTFGDRITNIHIHDNCGEKDEHLTIGQGKIDFERVLSKLKFYKRNFVIESKNYESAEESQYILEPMLS, from the coding sequence ATGATTGGCATATCCTGCACGTCGTTCTCATCCGATTCCCCGCAGAAATGGCTGGACAGGATCGTGGGCAACTTCGACCTGTGGGAGATCTTCTCCGAGGCCAGTCACAGCATCGTCTACAATTTCAACGAGTTCTCGGAATTGCTCCCGTCCTACGACCTCAGCTATTCCGTCCATGCGCCGATATGCGACATAAACATCGCATCCATCAGCGGACCTGTCAGGGAGGCCTCCATGAAGGACATCCTGGACACCATCGAGGCGGCGAACAGGCTGGGCATCGACAGGGTCACCGTCCATCCCGGGCTGTCGTCCATGTCGGTGCACGGCATAGAGGATAGGTATCTTGTCCACGCAAAGGAATCCATGAAGGCCCTCGACAAGGCTCAGGCAGAGTACGGGGTGTCAGTCGCGATAGAGAACATGCCGGTCATGTACTTCTTCCTCGGACGCACCGCATCCGAGCTCAGCGACATCGTGGACGGTACCGACCTCGGGATCTGCTTCGACATCGGCCATGCCAACACCACCGGCCAGATCGATGCCATGATCGATACCTTCGGGGACAGGATAACGAACATCCACATCCACGACAACTGCGGCGAGAAGGACGAGCACCTGACCATCGGTCAGGGAAAGATAGATTTCGAGAGGGTCCTCTCGAAGCTCAAATTCTACAAGCGCAACTTCGTCATAGAGTCCAAGAACTACGAGTCCGCAGAGGAGTCTCAGTATATATTGGAGCCCATGTTGTCCTGA
- a CDS encoding CPBP family intramembrane metalloprotease yields the protein MVCDDCERCKTLGYKFCIRCGANFAMEAPIADYRVKPPEGRHPILEKTPFPGAWLFLILAIASIGLMLYYFGTTMEYAGTRQDVLYLFFWEMVKFVTLEPLQVQILFAFIGVCSIASLIMVIIDSKEFFKGGDKYVERASKTPLYWIGVLFGSTLVLESAIIVLLQLAGADVKVPDPLANLDFTEALYEYSFAGVWEEIVFRVVLMGIPMMIIAIAGRQKDFWKYPFGGFGVSRAAVILMIVSSIIFAYAHASGWGWWKSFTVLLGGLMFGYLFMRFGIHVTILVHLINDFFAVWLMAVDLWFTLPFLLILIFGVLTLPVMFVKTWYGIKHLKTMSNTGFKKDEPPEDPPQDNMGSNIY from the coding sequence ATGGTGTGCGACGACTGCGAGAGGTGCAAGACGCTGGGCTACAAGTTCTGCATCAGATGCGGTGCCAACTTCGCCATGGAGGCACCAATAGCTGATTACCGCGTCAAGCCCCCCGAGGGAAGGCACCCGATCCTCGAGAAGACGCCCTTCCCCGGAGCATGGCTGTTCCTGATCCTCGCGATAGCGTCCATCGGCCTCATGCTGTACTACTTCGGTACAACCATGGAGTACGCCGGGACCAGACAGGACGTCCTCTATCTCTTCTTCTGGGAGATGGTCAAGTTTGTGACGCTGGAGCCCTTGCAGGTGCAGATCCTCTTCGCATTCATAGGAGTCTGCTCCATCGCCAGCCTGATCATGGTGATCATCGATTCCAAGGAATTCTTCAAAGGCGGTGACAAGTACGTAGAGAGGGCTTCCAAGACACCATTATATTGGATCGGTGTCCTGTTCGGCTCCACCCTTGTGCTGGAATCGGCGATAATCGTATTGCTGCAGCTCGCTGGGGCAGACGTGAAGGTCCCCGACCCACTGGCCAATTTGGATTTCACAGAGGCCCTCTATGAATACTCCTTCGCAGGCGTATGGGAGGAGATAGTCTTCCGCGTGGTGCTCATGGGCATCCCCATGATGATAATCGCCATCGCCGGAAGGCAGAAGGACTTCTGGAAGTACCCGTTCGGCGGATTCGGAGTGTCGAGAGCGGCTGTGATCCTCATGATCGTCTCATCGATCATCTTCGCATACGCTCATGCGAGCGGATGGGGATGGTGGAAATCCTTCACCGTCCTTCTAGGCGGCCTGATGTTCGGATACCTGTTCATGAGGTTCGGAATCCATGTGACAATCCTGGTTCACCTGATCAACGACTTCTTCGCGGTCTGGCTGATGGCAGTTGATCTCTGGTTCACTCTGCCGTTCCTGCTCATTCTGATCTTCGGAGTCCTGACATTGCCTGTGATGTTCGTCAAGACATGGTACGGCATCAAGCACCTGAAGACGATGTCCAATACCGGATTCAAGAAGGATGAGCCTCCAGAGGATCCCCCTCAGGACAACATGGGCTCCAATATATACTGA
- a CDS encoding transcriptional regulator: protein MDRMELINTTRAILAKAGFDVSSALTLRGICFDIVARRDQQVLIIKVLSNIDAFSKENADEMKVLAESLGATPMVTGERSSSGALEPGIVYSRFNISIVSNETLADLLLDEAPPYIFAAPGGLYVRLDSEMLKAAREARGISLGVLAETAGVSRRTIQMYESGMGAMIDAALRMEEFLELPIIEPIDPFTFKSKERLEEQREAPQSLEGTFALQQLSSLGFNVRPVVRSPFEAVSTNDKALMLTSLGSDEEKVMERAIVASELSRIMDRFSVLIVEKKRERDNINNTAIVSNEELKKIDEPNELTDLVEERRTKR, encoded by the coding sequence ATGGACCGGATGGAACTGATCAACACGACCCGCGCGATATTGGCGAAAGCGGGGTTCGACGTCTCCTCCGCACTCACGCTGAGAGGCATATGCTTCGACATCGTGGCCAGGAGGGACCAGCAGGTGCTGATCATCAAGGTCCTCAGCAACATCGACGCGTTCTCGAAGGAGAACGCCGATGAGATGAAGGTCCTGGCGGAATCGCTCGGGGCCACACCGATGGTCACGGGAGAGCGCTCCAGTTCCGGAGCGTTGGAGCCCGGGATCGTCTATTCAAGATTCAACATTTCTATCGTCTCCAACGAGACGCTGGCCGACCTGCTTCTGGATGAGGCTCCGCCCTACATCTTCGCAGCTCCCGGCGGACTGTACGTGAGATTGGACAGCGAGATGCTGAAGGCCGCAAGGGAGGCCAGAGGCATCAGCCTGGGAGTCCTGGCGGAGACCGCAGGGGTCTCGAGGCGTACCATCCAGATGTACGAGTCCGGTATGGGGGCCATGATCGATGCAGCGCTGCGCATGGAGGAGTTCCTGGAGCTGCCGATCATCGAGCCGATAGACCCGTTCACATTCAAGAGCAAGGAGCGCCTGGAAGAGCAGAGGGAGGCTCCCCAGTCATTGGAAGGCACATTCGCATTGCAGCAGCTCTCGTCTCTGGGATTCAACGTCAGACCCGTCGTGAGGAGCCCGTTCGAAGCGGTCTCGACCAACGACAAGGCTCTGATGCTAACGAGCCTGGGCTCCGATGAAGAAAAAGTTATGGAGCGCGCCATAGTCGCTTCCGAGCTGTCCAGGATCATGGACAGGTTCTCGGTCCTCATCGTAGAGAAGAAGCGCGAGAGGGACAACATCAACAACACCGCCATCGTCTCCAACGAGGAGCTGAAGAAGATCGACGAGCCCAACGAGCTCACCGATCTGGTGGAAGAGAGGAGAACGAAGAGATGA
- a CDS encoding CDC48 family AAA ATPase, whose protein sequence is MVNEKAIKVAELKPGESGRGVARMDSELMTVLGIKVGDIVQIDGAKKTAVKILDGYPEDANKGVIRLDNLTRKNAGVTADDRVSVKKITVQGAEKITFAPSGELRLQGGEDHLRQLFEGWVMSKGDTVPINVMGNKMAFVVKSFSPTGVATVITPDTKVKITNKPADDGNIPNVSYDDLGGLGDAVRKVKEMVELPLKHPELFKRLGVEPPKGVLLHGPPGTGKTMLAKAVAGETSSNFMSIGGPEIVSKFYGESEGKLREIFKEAEENSPSIIFIDEIDSIAPKRDEVSGEEERRIVAQLLSLMDGLNSRGKVVVIGATNRPNAIDEALRRPGRFDREIEIGIPDRDGRLEILQIHTRGMPLDKDVDLNWLADKTHGYAGADISALTKEAAMTALRRVLKDDVEAENTPIEVLNSIVVTKDDFKNALKDMQPSTMREVLIEKPNVKWEDIGALEDAKQELKEAVEWPLKFGKVFEHMNARPPKGILLYGPPGTGKTMLAKAVATESEANFISVKGPEFLNKWVGESEKAVRETFRKARQASPCVIFMDEIDSIAPERGTGGDSNVTERVISQMLTEMDGLEGLNDVVVIAATNRPDIMDPALLRPGRFDKSIYIAPPDLESRKSIFGIHTRGRPMEEDVNLEDLAQRTEGCTGADISAICNEAVMNAVRRLVAKGEAPTDEDIAACKVSMEDFDKSIDKFGPKSRQKLSEYSGLQ, encoded by the coding sequence ATGGTCAACGAGAAGGCGATTAAGGTCGCAGAACTGAAACCCGGCGAATCGGGAAGGGGAGTAGCAAGAATGGATTCCGAGCTGATGACGGTGCTCGGCATCAAAGTAGGGGACATCGTCCAGATCGACGGTGCGAAGAAGACCGCCGTCAAGATCCTGGACGGATACCCTGAGGACGCCAACAAGGGAGTCATCAGACTCGACAACCTCACCAGGAAGAACGCCGGCGTGACCGCCGACGACCGCGTATCGGTGAAGAAGATCACCGTCCAGGGCGCAGAGAAGATCACGTTCGCACCCTCTGGCGAGCTCAGGCTCCAGGGAGGCGAGGACCACCTCAGGCAGCTCTTCGAAGGATGGGTTATGTCCAAGGGGGACACCGTTCCCATCAACGTCATGGGCAACAAGATGGCCTTCGTGGTGAAGTCCTTCTCGCCGACGGGCGTGGCCACCGTCATCACTCCGGATACCAAGGTCAAGATCACGAACAAGCCTGCGGACGACGGCAACATCCCCAACGTGTCCTACGACGACCTCGGAGGACTGGGCGACGCCGTCAGGAAGGTCAAGGAGATGGTGGAGCTTCCGCTGAAGCATCCCGAGCTCTTCAAGAGGCTTGGAGTTGAGCCTCCGAAAGGTGTGCTTCTCCACGGTCCCCCGGGAACCGGAAAGACCATGCTGGCCAAGGCGGTCGCCGGAGAGACGAGCAGCAACTTCATGTCCATAGGCGGACCTGAGATCGTCAGCAAGTTCTACGGAGAGTCCGAGGGCAAGCTGAGGGAGATCTTCAAGGAGGCTGAGGAGAACTCGCCCAGCATCATCTTCATCGACGAGATAGATTCCATCGCCCCCAAGAGGGACGAGGTCAGCGGGGAGGAGGAGAGGCGCATAGTCGCCCAGCTCCTGTCGCTGATGGACGGGCTGAACTCCAGAGGAAAGGTCGTTGTCATCGGAGCTACCAACAGGCCCAACGCCATAGACGAGGCCCTGAGGAGGCCCGGAAGATTCGACAGGGAGATCGAGATCGGCATCCCCGACAGGGACGGCAGATTGGAGATCCTCCAGATCCATACCAGGGGAATGCCTCTGGACAAGGACGTGGACCTGAACTGGCTTGCCGACAAGACTCACGGATACGCCGGTGCGGACATATCGGCGCTGACCAAGGAGGCGGCGATGACCGCGCTGAGGAGGGTGCTGAAGGACGATGTCGAAGCCGAGAACACGCCCATCGAGGTGCTCAACAGCATCGTCGTCACCAAGGACGACTTCAAGAACGCCCTGAAGGACATGCAGCCCTCCACCATGAGGGAGGTCCTGATCGAGAAGCCCAACGTCAAATGGGAGGACATCGGAGCTCTGGAGGATGCGAAGCAGGAGCTGAAGGAAGCGGTCGAATGGCCGCTGAAGTTCGGCAAGGTGTTCGAGCATATGAACGCCAGACCCCCGAAGGGAATACTGCTCTACGGTCCCCCAGGAACCGGAAAGACCATGCTTGCCAAAGCGGTGGCGACGGAGTCGGAGGCGAACTTCATCTCCGTGAAGGGGCCGGAGTTCCTCAACAAATGGGTCGGTGAATCCGAGAAGGCCGTCAGGGAGACGTTCAGGAAGGCCAGGCAGGCATCGCCTTGCGTGATCTTCATGGATGAGATAGACTCCATAGCGCCGGAGAGGGGAACCGGAGGCGACAGCAATGTCACCGAGAGGGTCATCTCCCAGATGCTGACGGAGATGGACGGTCTGGAAGGACTGAACGACGTGGTGGTCATCGCCGCGACGAACAGGCCGGACATAATGGACCCCGCTCTGCTGAGGCCCGGAAGATTCGACAAGTCCATCTACATCGCGCCCCCAGACCTCGAATCGAGGAAGTCGATATTCGGCATCCACACCAGGGGAAGGCCCATGGAAGAGGATGTTAACCTGGAGGATCTGGCTCAGCGCACCGAAGGCTGCACCGGAGCTGACATATCCGCGATATGCAACGAGGCGGTCATGAACGCGGTGAGGAGGCTTGTCGCCAAAGGCGAGGCCCCTACCGATGAGGACATCGCAGCCTGCAAGGTGAGCATGGAGGACTTCGACAAGTCCATCGATAAATTCGGTCCCAAATCCAGGCAGAAGCTGAGCGAATACAGCGGTCTCCAGTGA
- a CDS encoding helix-turn-helix domain-containing protein codes for MTDIDELLSIIENPTRRRILEYLTREPSYPLQLSKELGVSQQAVMKNLALMEQTGMLMSYPEESSMGPTRTVYVPNRQFTLMIDLHDNMFTARLISSGGKDEKETDISDTEKAVEQLKELDSRIAELDRERAALMDERNSVMNGINQAIRSVEDPERRKELYRQLDEMIDNNTEED; via the coding sequence ATGACGGACATAGACGAACTGCTATCGATAATAGAGAATCCGACGAGGAGGAGGATCCTCGAATACCTCACCAGGGAACCGAGCTATCCTCTGCAGCTATCCAAGGAACTTGGCGTTAGCCAACAGGCCGTCATGAAGAATCTGGCTCTTATGGAGCAGACGGGGATGCTGATGAGCTATCCCGAGGAGAGCTCCATGGGTCCGACCAGGACCGTGTACGTGCCCAACAGGCAGTTCACGCTGATGATCGACCTCCACGACAACATGTTCACCGCCCGCCTAATTTCCTCCGGCGGGAAGGATGAAAAGGAGACGGATATCAGCGACACGGAGAAGGCGGTGGAGCAGCTGAAGGAACTGGATTCGAGGATCGCAGAGCTGGACCGGGAGCGCGCTGCCCTGATGGACGAGCGCAACTCGGTGATGAACGGGATCAACCAGGCGATACGCTCGGTTGAGGACCCGGAGAGAAGGAAGGAGCTCTACAGGCAACTGGACGAGATGATCGATAATAACACTGAGGAGGACTGA
- the endA gene encoding tRNA-intron lyase, translating to MKGELADDYVIVKDQTDGNHLYGKGNYGYPRSGGGVDLDLLEATLLTELGKLEVLDKGRKLSFEEIFKLSSDAIEGFDILYIVYRDIRLGRGLVVKQETGNYDLSVFGAGKRQSNSRPAYMLRAVSERSVLDASESLEGTKETNDRRKNLLYGVVDEEGDVTYYKLHVKDPAGKVFPTDVKGHADGVLVSDRVFIFQQEQCGFLHDYGFFGKLINGIYQLSLVEACYLVGKGKLTVKDESGTEMDYDDLFEYGFNEQDEFENRLKVYTDLRERGLVVKAGFKYGTHFRVYQDDPDDCHARFLVHAVPYEVTKMWPDISRTVRLSGGVKKEILFAMVQGNSVHYLEFEWYKPGLLPGK from the coding sequence ATGAAAGGGGAACTAGCGGACGATTACGTCATCGTGAAGGACCAGACCGACGGCAACCACCTGTACGGCAAGGGCAACTACGGCTACCCGCGCAGCGGCGGCGGTGTCGACCTGGACCTCTTGGAGGCGACCCTCCTCACGGAGCTCGGCAAGCTGGAGGTCCTGGACAAGGGCAGGAAGCTGTCCTTCGAGGAGATCTTCAAGCTCTCGTCCGATGCCATCGAAGGTTTCGACATCCTCTACATCGTCTACAGGGACATCAGGTTGGGAAGGGGGTTGGTCGTCAAGCAGGAGACCGGCAACTACGACCTCTCGGTCTTCGGCGCCGGCAAGAGGCAGTCCAATTCTCGTCCCGCATACATGCTCAGGGCGGTCTCCGAAAGGAGCGTTCTGGACGCCTCCGAATCCTTGGAAGGGACCAAGGAGACCAACGACAGGAGGAAGAACCTCCTGTACGGCGTGGTCGACGAGGAAGGGGACGTGACATACTACAAGCTCCATGTCAAGGATCCCGCAGGGAAGGTCTTCCCAACGGATGTGAAGGGTCATGCTGACGGGGTCCTGGTGAGCGACCGCGTGTTCATCTTCCAGCAGGAGCAGTGCGGCTTCCTCCACGACTACGGGTTCTTCGGAAAGCTCATCAACGGTATCTATCAGCTGTCACTGGTCGAGGCCTGCTATCTGGTCGGGAAAGGAAAGCTGACAGTGAAGGACGAATCCGGGACAGAGATGGATTACGACGATCTCTTCGAGTACGGCTTCAATGAGCAGGATGAGTTCGAGAACCGCCTGAAGGTCTATACCGACCTTAGGGAGAGAGGTTTGGTCGTGAAGGCCGGCTTCAAGTACGGCACCCATTTCAGGGTCTATCAGGACGATCCGGACGATTGCCATGCCAGGTTCCTGGTGCATGCCGTCCCTTACGAGGTCACCAAGATGTGGCCCGATATCTCCAGGACGGTCAGGCTGTCCGGCGGAGTCAAGAAGGAGATCCTTTTCGCCATGGTTCAGGGCAACTCTGTTCACTATCTGGAGTTCGAGTGGTATAAGCCCGGTCTGCTGCCAGGAAAATGA
- a CDS encoding DUF5654 family protein, translating to MAGELKVQLLETFAALITAAFGLVAALAWNETIKAAIAMIFPNDDGTIWGSLVYAIIVTVLAVIMTFWISKALGKAKEAVTKDKE from the coding sequence ATGGCAGGAGAACTCAAAGTCCAGCTACTTGAGACATTCGCAGCCCTTATCACCGCAGCCTTCGGACTCGTCGCAGCTCTGGCATGGAACGAGACCATCAAGGCGGCCATCGCCATGATCTTCCCCAACGACGACGGAACGATCTGGGGAAGCCTGGTGTACGCCATCATCGTGACAGTCCTGGCCGTTATCATGACCTTCTGGATCTCGAAGGCCCTCGGTAAGGCGAAGGAAGCCGTCACGAAGGACAAGGAGTGA
- a CDS encoding type II toxin-antitoxin system RelE/ParE family toxin codes for MIYSVEYTEDAVKQLRKMDRYTRTMILNWITKHLEGTDDPFASGKALTGDKAGLWIYRVGNYRLISKIDGGKLVILLVEIGHRSNIYD; via the coding sequence GTGATTTATTCCGTCGAGTACACTGAGGATGCTGTTAAGCAGCTCAGAAAAATGGACCGTTACACAAGGACCATGATACTCAATTGGATTACAAAACATCTCGAGGGTACAGACGATCCGTTTGCATCTGGAAAAGCACTTACGGGTGATAAGGCAGGACTATGGATATACAGGGTGGGAAACTACAGACTCATCAGCAAAATCGATGGAGGGAAACTTGTAATCTTGTTAGTGGAGATCGGACATAGGTCCAATATTTACGATTGA
- a CDS encoding DUF6290 family protein, with protein MAFSIRLTAEEELLARRYAALTGVSMGEAFKQALFEKIENEYDIAVGETAYRKYLENPKTYSHSEVLKMFGDEE; from the coding sequence ATGGCATTCTCAATAAGACTGACTGCAGAGGAAGAACTCCTTGCAAGAAGGTATGCAGCCTTGACAGGCGTTTCTATGGGAGAGGCTTTCAAACAAGCTCTGTTTGAAAAAATTGAAAATGAGTATGATATTGCTGTAGGAGAAACAGCGTATAGAAAATACCTCGAGAATCCTAAGACCTATTCTCACTCAGAAGTTCTGAAGATGTTTGGTGATGAAGAGTGA
- a CDS encoding transcription initiation factor IIB, translating into MVKTKEGAEEIEVCPECGSHHLVRDYERGELLCEDCGLVLDDQFIDQGPEWRAFDVEQGEKRARTGAPMTYTIHDKGLSTEISWKNKDSYGKSIPTRNRAQLYRLRKWQRRIRVSNATERNLAFALSELDRMASAMGLPRNVRETAAMIYRKAVNKNLIRGRSIEGVVAASLYAACRQCGVPRTLDEVGNSSRVGRKEIGRTYRFMTRELKLKLMPTKPQDYVQRFCSELKLSGEVQTKAAEILKDTSEKELTSGRGPTGVAAAAIYISSIMCNERRTQREVADVAGVTEVTIRNRYKELTEKLGIEIQL; encoded by the coding sequence ATGGTAAAGACAAAGGAAGGAGCAGAAGAAATTGAGGTCTGTCCCGAGTGCGGAAGCCACCACCTCGTACGTGACTACGAAAGGGGAGAGCTCCTGTGTGAAGACTGCGGTCTGGTCCTCGACGACCAGTTCATCGACCAGGGTCCCGAATGGAGGGCCTTCGATGTGGAGCAGGGAGAGAAGAGGGCGCGTACCGGTGCACCCATGACCTACACTATCCATGACAAGGGACTCTCGACGGAGATCTCGTGGAAGAACAAGGACTCTTACGGAAAGAGCATCCCCACCAGGAACAGGGCACAGCTGTACAGGCTCAGGAAATGGCAGAGAAGGATCCGTGTATCCAACGCTACCGAGAGGAACCTGGCGTTCGCCCTGTCCGAGCTGGACAGGATGGCCTCGGCGATGGGACTCCCCAGGAATGTCAGGGAGACCGCCGCCATGATCTACAGGAAAGCGGTCAACAAGAACCTCATCAGAGGAAGGTCCATCGAGGGAGTCGTAGCTGCATCGCTGTACGCGGCATGCAGGCAGTGCGGTGTTCCCAGGACCCTCGACGAAGTGGGCAACAGCAGCCGTGTTGGAAGGAAGGAGATCGGAAGGACCTACCGTTTCATGACCCGCGAGCTCAAGCTGAAGCTCATGCCCACCAAGCCCCAGGACTACGTGCAGAGGTTCTGCTCCGAGCTCAAGCTGAGCGGAGAGGTCCAGACGAAGGCCGCGGAGATCCTGAAGGACACTTCCGAGAAGGAGCTCACCTCCGGAAGGGGACCCACCGGTGTCGCTGCAGCAGCGATCTACATCTCGTCCATCATGTGCAACGAGCGCAGGACGCAGAGGGAGGTCGCCGATGTCGCCGGAGTGACCGAGGTCACCATCAGGAACAGGTACAAGGAGCTCACCGAGAAGCTCGGTATCGAGATCCAGCTCTGA
- a CDS encoding Gar1/Naf1 family protein, with product MTMDYLGSVQEITTEGKLVVKCTGLPEIGEVVYDAEKNKIGVVKRVFGPVSGPYASIEPKSKPTGGEKGTDLYTTGGNKHGKDKGRSRRN from the coding sequence ATGACTATGGATTATTTGGGAAGTGTGCAGGAGATAACGACCGAAGGGAAATTGGTCGTCAAATGCACCGGTTTACCCGAGATCGGAGAAGTCGTCTACGACGCCGAGAAGAACAAGATCGGTGTTGTCAAGAGGGTGTTCGGACCTGTATCCGGCCCTTACGCATCCATCGAGCCCAAGTCCAAGCCCACGGGAGGAGAGAAAGGAACCGACCTTTATACCACAGGAGGAAACAAACATGGTAAAGACAAAGGAAGGAGCAGAAGAAATTGA
- a CDS encoding alpha/beta hydrolase-fold protein has product MSAGGRSITLFLADTAGRPLVVLNEYSGDGSKVADAVKSGCDKEFNLLCVSGLDWNHDMAPWDSPPAFKGDTPCTGGADAYLDTLTKEIIPEALEHVNGRPSSIGIAGYSLAGLFAVYSIYRCDMFDRVASMSGSMWFPDFTDFVASHEPMRRPDRMYISLGDAERNTRNPLLRTVQDRTEWLVSHYREASLDVIWELNPGNHFKDADLRCAKGIISMISDDIR; this is encoded by the coding sequence TTGTCGGCAGGCGGCAGAAGTATCACGCTTTTCCTAGCGGACACGGCAGGCCGTCCTTTGGTCGTGCTGAATGAGTATTCCGGCGACGGCAGCAAGGTAGCGGATGCCGTGAAGTCCGGATGCGACAAGGAGTTCAACCTCCTATGCGTGAGCGGCCTGGACTGGAATCATGACATGGCCCCGTGGGATTCTCCTCCAGCATTCAAGGGCGACACGCCCTGCACCGGAGGCGCGGACGCTTATCTCGATACCCTCACGAAGGAAATCATACCCGAAGCACTGGAGCATGTGAACGGAAGGCCTTCGTCGATAGGGATCGCAGGCTATTCCTTGGCCGGGCTCTTCGCCGTCTATTCGATCTACCGCTGCGATATGTTCGACCGCGTCGCCAGCATGTCCGGTTCCATGTGGTTCCCGGATTTCACCGATTTTGTGGCAAGCCACGAGCCTATGAGGCGGCCCGACCGCATGTACATCTCACTGGGGGATGCGGAGAGGAACACCAGGAACCCTCTGCTGAGAACTGTCCAGGACAGGACCGAATGGCTGGTAAGCCATTACAGGGAGGCCAGTCTGGACGTTATCTGGGAGCTCAATCCGGGCAACCATTTCAAGGATGCGGACCTGAGATGCGCCAAGGGGATAATCTCGATGATATCGGACGATATCCGCTAA
- a CDS encoding UPF0147 family protein, giving the protein MADKVKQITDVLDMLAEDTSIPRNIRKGATDAKARLLDTKEPMDVRATGAIVILDDLANDPNIPMHGRTLIYQVMSQLEMISQGN; this is encoded by the coding sequence ATGGCAGACAAAGTGAAACAGATAACCGATGTTCTCGACATGCTCGCAGAGGACACCTCCATCCCCAGAAACATCAGGAAAGGCGCGACTGACGCGAAGGCCAGGCTCCTCGACACCAAGGAACCCATGGACGTCCGTGCGACAGGCGCCATCGTCATCCTCGACGACCTGGCCAACGATCCCAACATCCCCATGCACGGAAGGACGTTGATCTACCAGGTCATGAGTCAGCTCGAGATGATCAGTCAGGGTAACTGA
- a CDS encoding protein translocase SEC61 complex subunit gamma, with product MAADEEESTYEELQDEFESKARGFGKGKYGRIMKMARTPSMDEYKKTVYITAIGIILIGAVGFAIMWLMTVLPKYF from the coding sequence ATGGCAGCAGACGAAGAAGAGTCAACGTACGAAGAGCTCCAGGACGAGTTCGAGTCGAAGGCACGCGGATTCGGAAAGGGAAAGTACGGAAGGATCATGAAGATGGCGCGCACGCCCAGCATGGATGAGTACAAGAAGACCGTGTACATCACGGCGATCGGAATCATCCTGATCGGAGCAGTCGGATTCGCCATCATGTGGCTGATGACCGTCCTGCCGAAATACTTCTGA